From Heteronotia binoei isolate CCM8104 ecotype False Entrance Well chromosome 12, APGP_CSIRO_Hbin_v1, whole genome shotgun sequence, the proteins below share one genomic window:
- the BUD13 gene encoding BUD13 homolog isoform X1, whose translation MAAAAAASGLSKAEYLRRRYLEPGEAEGEAGSGAKKRRRRKRPKELPGGMRIVDDDVSWKSISNVEGKEEEEVEDGDLPVVAEFIDERPEEVKWMEEFRGSKKWKLLGDHNEESQSSDLSGTAKSNSSEAVKHKQKKHSPESSPPRRGRHNSPDLLHSVTGKSNRRTASGGQEECFPNKHLAHQRQQVTSDLSPPRRKRHDSETDLLPPQKSMPSLAGLRKQGSARGSFLAAKKSQRHDSESESDSAPPRTSTKASSDSDLSPPRAIRCTQPQVSPDLSPRRRNQCGSSDSDLSPPRRGQDVGQKARRSQSPPDLSPPRRARDSRGRGDGEQNPQMLSGGKAGLVSAELLRRERQEFRKQERGSKHLEDESQHAATVFRDRSGRKRDLKQERLEQQKAAQQQSERDEQYAQWGKGLAQSRQQQQNVEDAVKEMQKPLARYIDDQDLDQMLREQEREGDPMANFIKKRKSKEGKDRKEKPKYSGPAPPLNRFNIWPGYRWDGVDRSNGFEQKRFARIASKKAVQELAYKWSVEDM comes from the exons atggcggcggcagcggcggcgtcGGGCCTGTCCAAGGCGGAGTACCTGAGGCGGCGCTACCTGGAGCCCGGCGAGGCCGAGGGCGAGGCCGGCTCGGGGGCCAAGAAGCGGCGCCGGAGGAAGCGCCCCAAGGAGCTGCCGGGAGG GATGCGTATTGTGGATGATGATGTGAGCTGGAAAAGCATTTCTAAtgtggaaggaaaggaggaggaagaggtggaagatGGAGACCTGCCTGTG GTGGCTGAATTTATTGATGAGCGGCCAGAAGAAGTAAAGTGGATGGAGGAATTCCGTGGCAGTAAGAAGTGGAAGCTCTTGGGAG ATCACAATGAAGAGTCACAAAGCTCTGATCTTTCTGGAACTGCAAAATCAAACAG TTCAGAAGCCGTGAAGCACAAGCAAAAAAAGCATTCACCAGAATCGTCCCCACCCAGAAGGGGCCGCCACAACTCCCCAGATCTGCTTCATTCTGTAACGGGCAAAAGCAATCGCAGAACTGCAAGTGGAGGCCAAGAAGAATGCTTTCCGAATAAGCACTTAGCCCATCAGAGGCAGCAGGTTACCTCTGATTTATCCCCTCCCAGGAGGAAAAGACACGATTCTGAAACGGACCTGTTGCCTCCTCAGAAGTCAATGCCATCCCTTGCTGGGCTGAGGAAGCAAGGCAGTGCCAGAG GCTCTTTTCTGGCTGCTAAAAAGTCCCAGCGACACGATTCTGAATCTGAGTCGGATTCTGCTCCCCCAAGGACAAGCACCAAAGCCTCTTCGGATTCAGACCTTTCCCCACCACGGGCCATTCGCTGCACGCAGCCTCAGGTTTCTCCTGATCTTTCTCCTCGCAGAAGGAATCAGTGCGGGTCTTCAGACTCTGACTTGTCTCCTCCCCGAAGAGGGCAGGATGTTGGACAGAAGGCCCGCAGGTCACAAAGCCCCCCTGACCTCTCACCACCGCGGCGGGCCAGAGACTCCCGAGGAAGGGGTGATGGGGAGCAG AACCCTCAGATGCTGTCGGGGGGCAAAGCAGGCTTGGTGTCGGCTGAGCTGCTGCGGAGGGAGCGGCAGGAGTTCCGGAAGCAGGAGAGGGGCAGCAAACACCTGGAAG ATGAATCGCAACATGCAGCCACCGTTTTCCGGGATAGGTCCGGCCGTAAGAGGGACCTGAAGCAGGAGCGGCTGGAGCAGCAGAAGGCAGCTCAGCAGCAGTCCGAGCGAGACGAGCAGTATGCCCAGTGGGGCAAGGG GCTCGCccagagcaggcagcagcagcaaaacGTGGAGGATGCCGTGAAGGAAATGCAGAAGCCGCTTGCCCGGTACATCGATGACCAGGACTTGGACCAGATGTTGCGGGAACAGGAGCGAGAAGGAGACCCCATGGCCAACTTCATAAAGAAGAGAAAGAGCAAGGAGGGGAAAGATCGGAAAG AAAAGCCAAAGTACAGTGGCCCAGCTCCACCTCTCAACCGATTTAACATCTGGCCTGGGTATCGCTGGGATGGAGTTGACAG GTCCAACGGCTTTGAGCAGAAGCGCTTTGCCAGAATTGCTAGTAAAAAGGCAGTGCAGGAGTTGGCGTATAAGTGGAGTGTGGAAGACATGTGA
- the BUD13 gene encoding BUD13 homolog isoform X2 — protein MAAAAAASGLSKAEYLRRRYLEPGEAEGEAGSGAKKRRRRKRPKELPGGMRIVDDDVSWKSISNVEGKEEEEVEDGDLPVVAEFIDERPEEVKWMEEFRGSKKWKLLGDHNEESQSSDLSGTAKSNSSEAVKHKQKKHSPESSPPRRGRHNSPDLLHSVTGKSNRRTASGGQEECFPNKHLAHQRQQVTSDLSPPRRKRHDSETDLLPPQKSMPSLAGLRKQGSARGSFLAAKKSQRHDSESESDSAPPRTSTKASSDSDLSPPRAIRCTQPQVSPDLSPRRRNQCGSSDSDLSPPRRGQDVGQKARRSQSPPDLSPPRRARDSRGRGDGEQMLSGGKAGLVSAELLRRERQEFRKQERGSKHLEDESQHAATVFRDRSGRKRDLKQERLEQQKAAQQQSERDEQYAQWGKGLAQSRQQQQNVEDAVKEMQKPLARYIDDQDLDQMLREQEREGDPMANFIKKRKSKEGKDRKEKPKYSGPAPPLNRFNIWPGYRWDGVDRSNGFEQKRFARIASKKAVQELAYKWSVEDM, from the exons atggcggcggcagcggcggcgtcGGGCCTGTCCAAGGCGGAGTACCTGAGGCGGCGCTACCTGGAGCCCGGCGAGGCCGAGGGCGAGGCCGGCTCGGGGGCCAAGAAGCGGCGCCGGAGGAAGCGCCCCAAGGAGCTGCCGGGAGG GATGCGTATTGTGGATGATGATGTGAGCTGGAAAAGCATTTCTAAtgtggaaggaaaggaggaggaagaggtggaagatGGAGACCTGCCTGTG GTGGCTGAATTTATTGATGAGCGGCCAGAAGAAGTAAAGTGGATGGAGGAATTCCGTGGCAGTAAGAAGTGGAAGCTCTTGGGAG ATCACAATGAAGAGTCACAAAGCTCTGATCTTTCTGGAACTGCAAAATCAAACAG TTCAGAAGCCGTGAAGCACAAGCAAAAAAAGCATTCACCAGAATCGTCCCCACCCAGAAGGGGCCGCCACAACTCCCCAGATCTGCTTCATTCTGTAACGGGCAAAAGCAATCGCAGAACTGCAAGTGGAGGCCAAGAAGAATGCTTTCCGAATAAGCACTTAGCCCATCAGAGGCAGCAGGTTACCTCTGATTTATCCCCTCCCAGGAGGAAAAGACACGATTCTGAAACGGACCTGTTGCCTCCTCAGAAGTCAATGCCATCCCTTGCTGGGCTGAGGAAGCAAGGCAGTGCCAGAG GCTCTTTTCTGGCTGCTAAAAAGTCCCAGCGACACGATTCTGAATCTGAGTCGGATTCTGCTCCCCCAAGGACAAGCACCAAAGCCTCTTCGGATTCAGACCTTTCCCCACCACGGGCCATTCGCTGCACGCAGCCTCAGGTTTCTCCTGATCTTTCTCCTCGCAGAAGGAATCAGTGCGGGTCTTCAGACTCTGACTTGTCTCCTCCCCGAAGAGGGCAGGATGTTGGACAGAAGGCCCGCAGGTCACAAAGCCCCCCTGACCTCTCACCACCGCGGCGGGCCAGAGACTCCCGAGGAAGGGGTGATGGGGAGCAG ATGCTGTCGGGGGGCAAAGCAGGCTTGGTGTCGGCTGAGCTGCTGCGGAGGGAGCGGCAGGAGTTCCGGAAGCAGGAGAGGGGCAGCAAACACCTGGAAG ATGAATCGCAACATGCAGCCACCGTTTTCCGGGATAGGTCCGGCCGTAAGAGGGACCTGAAGCAGGAGCGGCTGGAGCAGCAGAAGGCAGCTCAGCAGCAGTCCGAGCGAGACGAGCAGTATGCCCAGTGGGGCAAGGG GCTCGCccagagcaggcagcagcagcaaaacGTGGAGGATGCCGTGAAGGAAATGCAGAAGCCGCTTGCCCGGTACATCGATGACCAGGACTTGGACCAGATGTTGCGGGAACAGGAGCGAGAAGGAGACCCCATGGCCAACTTCATAAAGAAGAGAAAGAGCAAGGAGGGGAAAGATCGGAAAG AAAAGCCAAAGTACAGTGGCCCAGCTCCACCTCTCAACCGATTTAACATCTGGCCTGGGTATCGCTGGGATGGAGTTGACAG GTCCAACGGCTTTGAGCAGAAGCGCTTTGCCAGAATTGCTAGTAAAAAGGCAGTGCAGGAGTTGGCGTATAAGTGGAGTGTGGAAGACATGTGA